From the genome of Candidatus Dadabacteria bacterium, one region includes:
- a CDS encoding TonB-dependent receptor, whose protein sequence is MNFRTRLNVAIFAFVFSFALVLSLNAVAQDGQKSQNEQKENLSAVEESSYTLRKMLVTATKRVQLAQDVPFSLNVQSEEDIERLNTTNLEDLSRNVAGLSIQNLGPGQSVVTIRGVSSGQIVRDQPGVKEQVGVYLDETPISLSLFTPDIDLFDLNRVETLRGPQGTLFGSGSIGGTVRYITNQPLLGVNEVKVEIDGNYLDEGSVGGHLKTALNVPLGEDAAFRLVAYGTRYGGFIDAQKEGGAVDEDVNDGTRHGGRISLLWEPTENLSITPRVIYQNIDLGGFNRDEVFNLFANPYTDPPTPLGDREQHLLLDEAFEDETLIFDTVVNWSIEDFFDVTYSASYINRDLLVSRDASALTGSVSVDLGFAEDQVANPSNLRDTTDLEQMTHELRLSSNDDGAFQWLAGVFYSDVERDYSQRLPTPGYDALFIPSADTNFPDAVDSPYSSDLTYDLRQIALFGEATYALLERLDVTAGLRWYDWEEDKTFRSGGGFSNADAQNQDITVSSDGFTPRFMVSYDANDNVTVNAQISRGFRLGGVNDPLNQLLCGDAYDTFRGYQEFEDETLWNYEVGFKSSFESVTFNGSVFYTDIENLGVNVDAGPCSSRVTISVPESHTAGAELELSIQPTRSLLLAFAGSYLEAEFDSTIRTAGGDVVEGIEEGNRIPSVPDWQLSGSATYTLPGILSAGESFLSASWQFVGNSITQSGDQIPGRGVFGHGLPYRGASADEATEVDLLLDSYHLFNLSAGLVYDNIEFTAYVKNITDENVKLSFDRERGGRARLAYRVGQPRTFGVVTRMRF, encoded by the coding sequence ATGAATTTTAGGACTCGGCTTAACGTAGCCATTTTTGCATTTGTTTTCTCGTTTGCGCTGGTTCTTTCGCTGAATGCTGTTGCCCAAGATGGGCAGAAAAGCCAGAATGAGCAGAAAGAAAATCTCAGTGCGGTGGAAGAGAGCAGTTACACGCTCCGGAAAATGCTTGTAACCGCCACCAAGCGTGTTCAGCTTGCTCAGGACGTGCCTTTCTCCCTGAATGTTCAGTCAGAAGAGGATATAGAGCGCCTTAACACTACTAACTTGGAGGATCTTTCGCGCAACGTTGCCGGACTCTCCATACAGAACCTCGGGCCGGGCCAAAGCGTAGTCACAATCCGCGGCGTTTCTTCCGGGCAGATAGTGCGGGACCAGCCTGGCGTAAAGGAACAGGTTGGCGTGTATCTCGACGAAACCCCTATATCACTGTCGCTTTTCACTCCTGATATCGATCTTTTCGACCTTAACCGTGTGGAAACCTTGAGGGGACCGCAGGGCACGCTCTTCGGATCAGGCTCAATCGGCGGTACCGTTCGCTATATAACCAACCAGCCGCTTTTGGGTGTAAACGAGGTTAAAGTCGAGATTGACGGAAATTATCTTGACGAAGGTTCTGTTGGAGGTCATCTGAAAACAGCCCTCAATGTTCCTTTAGGCGAAGATGCGGCCTTTCGCTTGGTTGCTTACGGTACTAGATACGGCGGTTTCATCGATGCGCAAAAGGAAGGGGGTGCTGTGGATGAGGATGTAAACGACGGCACCCGTCACGGTGGGCGTATTTCCCTTTTATGGGAGCCAACCGAAAACCTGTCCATTACTCCGCGAGTTATATATCAGAACATTGATCTTGGAGGTTTTAACCGCGACGAGGTATTTAACCTTTTTGCAAACCCCTATACCGATCCCCCGACTCCGCTTGGTGATAGAGAGCAGCATCTGCTGCTTGACGAGGCTTTTGAAGATGAAACTCTGATTTTCGACACCGTGGTAAATTGGAGCATTGAAGACTTCTTTGACGTTACATACTCGGCAAGCTATATAAACCGCGATCTTCTTGTAAGTCGTGATGCGAGTGCCCTTACCGGTAGCGTGAGCGTGGACCTTGGATTTGCGGAGGATCAAGTAGCAAACCCATCCAATCTGCGTGACACTACCGACCTTGAACAGATGACCCATGAACTTCGCTTGAGTTCAAATGATGACGGCGCGTTTCAGTGGCTTGCGGGTGTCTTCTACTCCGACGTGGAGCGTGACTATTCTCAGCGTTTACCGACTCCGGGTTATGATGCGTTATTTATACCTTCGGCTGATACTAACTTCCCCGATGCAGTGGATTCGCCTTATAGTTCCGATCTGACATATGATTTAAGGCAGATTGCGCTTTTCGGCGAGGCGACCTACGCGTTGCTCGAACGTCTGGACGTAACGGCCGGTCTGCGCTGGTATGACTGGGAAGAGGATAAGACTTTCAGATCCGGTGGAGGTTTCTCGAATGCTGATGCCCAGAATCAGGACATTACGGTTTCCTCCGACGGATTTACACCTCGGTTTATGGTGAGCTACGATGCTAACGATAACGTTACTGTGAATGCTCAGATTTCCCGGGGCTTTCGTCTCGGCGGAGTTAATGACCCGCTTAACCAGCTGCTTTGCGGAGATGCCTATGATACTTTCCGGGGGTATCAGGAGTTTGAGGATGAGACTCTCTGGAACTACGAGGTCGGGTTTAAGTCCTCCTTTGAGAGTGTTACATTCAACGGCTCGGTTTTTTATACCGATATTGAGAATCTGGGTGTAAACGTTGATGCGGGACCCTGCTCTTCCAGGGTTACGATCAGCGTACCTGAATCTCACACTGCGGGAGCGGAGCTTGAACTGTCTATTCAACCGACAAGATCTTTGCTGCTCGCTTTTGCCGGAAGCTATTTAGAAGCAGAGTTTGATTCCACTATCAGGACGGCAGGTGGGGATGTGGTTGAGGGAATAGAGGAGGGTAACCGCATACCTTCTGTTCCAGACTGGCAGCTCTCAGGATCCGCCACTTATACTTTGCCGGGTATTCTGAGTGCCGGGGAAAGCTTTCTCTCGGCTTCATGGCAGTTTGTAGGCAACAGCATCACGCAGTCAGGCGATCAGATTCCCGGCAGGGGAGTTTTTGGACATGGATTGCCCTACAGGGGTGCCTCTGCCGATGAGGCAACGGAAGTTGATTTGCTGCTTGATTCATACCACCTGTTTAACCTTTCCGCGGGCTTGGTATATGACAATATCGAGTTCACGGCTTACGTGAAGAATATTACGGATGAAAACGTTAAGCTTTCGTTTGACCGCGAGCGGGGAGGACGGGCCCGTCTTGCCTACAGAGTGGGTCAGCCCCGTACTTTTGGTGTGGTTACGCGCATGCGCTTCTGA
- a CDS encoding HAD-IIA family hydrolase, producing MDFQNSFDHFVFDLDGVIYSGEKAIGNSPEVLETLRKNKKEIRFITNNPSRSPSDYAEKLRGLGIRSHDSEFVTSPMATASMIREKLSSEKWKTVFIAGSDYLKNEVRETGLVEVSGNDSLGADLVVIGSHPGFNLEEIKTASIAIGNGADFIGTNGDFFYPCEHGRAPATGALLASVEAASGKKAVTSGKPEKYMFDILEKSGVAPTKKTLLVGDSLRTDIAGGEKAGYSTALVMTGVTKKTDLEGKAIKPDFILENVFFLLKPL from the coding sequence ATGGATTTTCAAAATTCGTTTGATCATTTCGTCTTTGACCTAGACGGGGTTATATATTCCGGCGAAAAAGCCATCGGCAACTCCCCCGAGGTGCTAGAGACACTAAGAAAGAATAAAAAGGAGATACGCTTTATAACCAACAACCCCTCGCGGTCTCCTTCTGACTATGCCGAAAAACTCAGAGGGCTCGGAATTCGCTCGCACGATAGCGAGTTCGTAACCTCCCCCATGGCAACCGCTTCTATGATAAGGGAAAAACTTTCATCAGAGAAATGGAAAACGGTCTTCATAGCCGGAAGCGATTACCTAAAGAACGAGGTCAGGGAAACGGGACTGGTTGAAGTCTCAGGAAATGACTCTCTCGGCGCAGACCTCGTGGTGATAGGAAGTCACCCGGGATTTAATCTTGAGGAAATAAAGACCGCTTCCATAGCAATCGGAAACGGCGCAGACTTCATCGGCACAAACGGAGACTTCTTCTACCCTTGCGAACACGGCCGGGCCCCCGCTACAGGAGCCCTCCTCGCATCGGTGGAAGCTGCATCGGGGAAGAAAGCGGTTACATCTGGAAAACCCGAAAAATACATGTTCGATATTCTGGAGAAAAGTGGAGTGGCACCCACGAAAAAAACTCTTCTGGTCGGAGACAGTCTCCGAACCGACATTGCCGGAGGGGAAAAAGCGGGGTACAGCACGGCACTTGTAATGACCGGAGTTACTAAAAAAACCGATCTTGAGGGCAAGGCAATAAAGCCCGATTTCATCCTTGAAAACGTCTTTTTTCTTTTAAAACCGCTGTGA